The DNA sequence tagaaactccaccgttgaaaatacataaaacaaggtctaggcatggccgtgaggccagcctcccaatgatctaagaactagatgtccaaagatgatcaaaggatctaaaaataatccaaagatgaaaatacaatagtaaaaggtcctacttatagaaaactagtagcctaggatgtacagagatgagtaaatgacataaaaatccacttccgggcccacttggtgtgtgcttgggctgagcaatgaagcattttcgtgtagagactctccttggagttaaacgccagcttttatgccagtttgggcgtttaactcccatttaggtgccagttccggcgtttaacgctggaatttcttgaggtgactttgaacgccggtttgggccatcaaatcttgagcaaagtatggactatcatatattgctggaaagcccaggatgtctactttccaacgccgttgagagcgcgccaattgggctactgtagctccagaaaattcacttcgagtgcagggaggtcagaatccaacagcatctgcagtccttttcagtctctggatcagatttttgctcagatccctcaatttcagccagaaaatacctgaaatcacagaaaaatacacaaactcatagtaaagtccagaaaagtgaattttaactaaaaactaataagaatataataaaaactaactaaaagatactaaaacatactaaaaacaatgccaaaaagcgtacgaattatccgctcatcaatgttcCACAAGATGATAAATGCGCATAGAATTAAGAGCTTTAATATCAAAGTTGAGAGTACTTAGCTTCTTTAAAGACTCTTTAAGATAATGTTCCAGGTGGATTTCTCATGGAACAACTTATATGATTTATTGTTGTTTGCCAGCTTCTGCTCATAACGAGTTTAAGTGTTTCTATGGTGATATCAAGACTTCCCTTCCTTCGTGCTTCTTAGCGACTTCAACCGTCTTTTCAAGAAACTTGGGTATCAGGTGTTTCTGAACGTGTAGATGTTCTTTGCTACGTACACCTTTGCATACTTGTAGGGTGTTCATAGAGATATAGTAGAAGCACATCTAAATAACCTTAAGTTATTTAAATTCAAAGGTCCTTGTCTTGAAAATCTCTCTTTTAAACTGAAGTCTCCATCTAGAGTACCTGGCTTTGTTGGAGAGAAATTCTTGTCCAAAGAGTATGATACCTTTTCTTTTGGCATTTCTACTCTTCAAACAAAAGTTGACAAGCTTAGATTTGAATTGGACACTATGAAGGCTAAACTAACTAGTGTCAACTCGAAGtgagagcaatcaaccaagtaTAACGAGGTTACTTTTTTCATCATATCCTTGAAGATCTTTTGAAGCTTTTCTTAGTTTTTTTTGTGAAAGATGTAAGGCTttaataaagtatatttttttttgatgtCTCTATGACTTTTATCGTTATACCTCTCTTTGAGTGTCatgcttttctttttatttaataCTATGCATACTCCTTCAAggaattttatttcttttgcctACTTGTGTgatcattttattttaaatatacgTTTTGCTTTTGGAGGAGGAATCTATACACACATTTAATACTATGCATAATCCAAAAATTTTCTTGCCCTGCTCTTGCTCTCTCTTTTTTATTAAGGAGCTCACAGGGTGTGATATCTCATTTTCTAGAATTCTTTTTCAATGCAAACTTTTTAAGATGCATCATTTATAACATTTGAGTACACGATTAAAGACGAAATTTTTTCACCACTGCTTCAATGAGCATTGATTTACTATGGTAGAACTCCCTGTTGAATGAGTCGGGATTCCATAACACTAGGATATTTCATGGGCTTTTGGTAATCTTGTGAGCAGGGAATTGATAGCCCCCaaagatttttttcaagtttctGAATGACTCTTATTAAGGCTTTGGCTATCTCTTTTTGAATTTAGGATTCTAGCCCGAGTAGGTTAAATATGATAGTATATCCTCAAGATTTCAAAAGATCTCTTGCTAATGTGTCTTTATCTTAGGACTGCTCCATGGTGATCATTCTTTTAGCCTCATCTACAATATCAATCAGTATTATCTCTCTTGCAACACCTATCATTCCAATGTCATGTTAGGAAAAGGGGTGTTCTTCACACCTGTTTGATTTTGTTCTCTGTGTAGgagtatgtttcctttttttacTTGGTTATGGAATACCATTCTTACCACGTAATAATCAGTTAAACCATGACTCTTATTTTGATGTACCAAGCAGTACTTTAGGTCCCTCAAGTCTTCTAGTGGTTCTCTATATGTTCTGGGATTCAATGTTTTGTCCTCGAACCATCCATTTACGACCACCATGGTCTGAGCTATGGAAAGGGATAGCGACGGTGGAAGACTGCTTCTGTTAGGACCCTGACGATAGGAACGCCTTCTGCTCCTACAATTAGCAACACACACCTCTAGAGGAAAAACTTCTTTAGATCTTCTCTCATTGCACTTCATTGCCTCAGTTATGTCAGATGCTGTCTTCAAGAGTATAGAAAAGATATTTATGTTGCTCATGAACAGATAAATTTAGGACCCGTCTTCCACGTTTCTAATACACTCATACGCCAATTGTGGTTCTAAGAGGGTGTCCATGCAAAATAAAAGCTTGATCTATGTATCTCTTGATAAATGTCACTAATCCTTCTCTTTGTCTTTGTTTCACTCTTCCTAGGTCCATGATGTGCATGAAGGTTCCTCCTCTAGAAACTTGTTGCAAAATTCCATCACCAATTGCTCCCAGGTGTTGATGATATTGGCTTTTAACTTAGCATACCAGGTGAACGCCCTTCCCGTCAATGACTTCGAGAACTCCCTAATCTCGAACTTCTAATGGTTCCTAAACACTCTGAGATCATCCGAAATGATATGATGTGTTTCTTGGCACTCACGGTACCATCAAACTTGCGAAAGTGGTTGTACCCCCTTAGGGTACGATTTTGCTAGAATGTGATGCTCAAATGGTGGGTTTATCTCCTAAGTGGGTTAATTTGCCTCTTTGTTGTCCTTTAGGATGTGTGCCAACTCCTTGCGAGTGACGGGGATGTTCTTATCTTTCTCCATATGCTCCTGATTCATGAATGGAGGTGGCGAAAGGGTTATCAAAAGGGAGAGGATGATACGTGTTCAGAAGggtattttcataattttagagaGAAGGGACAGAATAGTAATTTTGTCATATTCAAAGATCTAAATACTAGAAGAATTATACAATGCTAGTCTTGGACATCAAGGAGACCAAGAGTTCATCTCAAAAACAGTGGTGCTAAAGTGGTGACAACACATAAGATCCATTGGGTTAAGCGAGGATAGCAAGAAGCTCAAAAATGGCCTTCAAGTTCATTGGGAAGATATAAATTCGAATTTAGTTTGTTagaattaaatttgaattgTTGTTAGGGTTatcaaaagatttgatttgattttgttttatttagtatttttaggtgttttaaatttaaatcaaaactgATCTAATTTAATAAGatcatatataatttaaattgattattatatctttaggattttaaatttaaatcaaatctgatctaatctaacaagatcaaatttgatttaaattagttattttatctttagaaaatttaaattaagttATCTTATATTATCTTTTAGGTTAATTTATTAAAGATCTATTTAAATACTTTTTGTGAGACAATTTATACaatttttaatgaataaattttatGGGAGCTATTATGCACGTTATTCAATATGTATTCAAGCGAGGCAAGTGATTAGCTTTACTTATTGCatgaaaaaattgaaatatttCTAAATATTAGTTTCTTTCAATTTTATCATTCTGATCTAAATTGTCAAGAATAAATTCTTTAAATGTTTAGTAAGAAAAACCCTTCTTATAACCTAAATTACTAAAAAACAAATTTCTTAGAGGACTATTAAAAAAATCCCTATCTGTCcttttatattttcattttatctttttttatcttttgtatttTGTCCGTGTCTTTTCTTATCCTTTCACTCTTCATTCCTAATTTTTTATCCGGCCTTAAATTATTTTGGTCAAAAACTTGTTTCTAACAACCATGAAATTTGAATAAGGCTAATCTGCTAACAGTAACAGTAACCCTGTGGTGACGATATCTACCTTGCAAGAAGTGTAACTTCCCCATGTCCCAAGGGAGAAGGGGGAATTTGTGGGTATATAATGACCAAAAGTAttagggtaaagtatattttttgtccttaaagtttgacaaaattttcaaaaatatcctaaattttattttattttaattttatctcaaaagttttcgatttgcatcaaatatatcccTGACCATCAAATATACCCCTGacggctaatttttcaaaaaatttaagaccaattcaacaacaatttcataaaaacaatCCTCAACACAAGTCAAgtataattttcatgcattattattagattagtcttaaatttttttgaaaatttagtaGTCAAagggtatatttgatgcaaattgaAAACTTTTAGAACataattgaaacaaaataaaacttagaaatattttttaaattttatcaaacttcgagaacaaaaatatactttatctaAAGTATTGAATTATTAAGAAATTATTGTTGTTACATAGACCCAAATGGCAGCGGATCATATCCAAAGGAGACATTCAGCTCGTCGTGACCAAGATGAGAATACCACGAAAATTATTTCCTCTCAAAGGGACGGCCCCTACTCTCTACTAGGATGATTTTGATGGCCGGTAATCTTAGCGCTGAAAAGCAGTTACAGCAGAGTGGAATTGCCAAGATCTGTATTAGACTGTAGCTTCAACTTGCAAGGATCTCCAAGCAATGTCTAGGGCCTCCTCCACAGAAGATGCGCTTTGAAGCTTCGCCTTATCAATTACGGGTTGATTTCTGGCTAGTTTAGGCAGGAGCTGAAATTCCTgagaagaaaaaaagtatatatgTAAAATGATCCCTCTAAAAATCTGTGACTTGTAGCTGCACTTCTGTGACACTAGGACATATAATAAAGGcaagtttttatttatttttaggtATAAAAGAGTTTAAAGCGTTTGAAAACTCAAATTAAAAGCCAAGTAAAATTAGGTAATTTTCATGAAGATGCTTCTTTATAATGGCAAACAACTTCATGTGTATACTATCTAAATCTAACAGCTACTATATGCAGTTGAATGTTGAAAGAAACAGTAGCAAGTACCTCAGGGCTCCCACTTTCAAGCAGCACTCCTTTCAGCTTACCTGAACGGCATCAAGTAATTATATTCTTAGTAATTGCAAATCAAAAGATAAATAAGCACTTGCATACATTCCGCAATAACACAATAGCATGTCTTTGCGAACATCACTATAAACTAGGTAATCCAAAGATTAATACAAAGGGTCACAGAAGATAAAGGGACCGTAAAAGACCTACCAGATTCAATCCAGAAGGTAGCTACTTTAGGATCAAAGTTTCCAATTTCAACTGTTTCTCCGACTGTCAAAAGAAaatttaagagtaagaggatcGGAGAAAAATTctcttatattttattttgaagaaCATTTACCATTGTCTCCGAAGAACTGCCACCATACTTTTCTGGGGCTCCCTTCATATTCAAACACCCTTGAGTAGAAGTATGGAAGGTAATCGTACCTGAAACGCATAAATGAAACTAAGATAGATCAGCAGGGACATAACCACAAATTCTAAGTTAATTGCAGGAAGAGATGGTTGATTATACGTGTGAGTTTGTGCAGTGAGTAATGATTTTACACAGTGCTGTGCTGAGCGACGAGCATGATCTACATGTTCCACTCGAGCAGTACGGTTATATATCTGTCCAGTTTTCGGAAATACATCAGGTGAACAAGAAATTAAGAGAACTCAATTTCAAGCAAATGAATGGTATTTGGTATATACCTTTAAAGGGAAAGCTGCGACATCACCGATAGCAAAGATTCCAGGAATGCCAGTCCGGAACTGACCATCAACCTGAAATACGGATAACTTTAGTTTAAGGCTCTATCAAATTACATCTGTAAATGTAGCTCAAATAGAGTAGCTCAAACAAAGAACACGGTCTCCAAAAATTGATGATGTACATTCACAGAAGAGGAAAAGTCAGTGAAAGGATGGCATAAACAAAAGGCTCTTCAACTGTTACTGTATTTCAACATGCCTATAATTTTGTTGCAAATAATCTGTTATTCATTGGCTTTACCTGTAATCCACCAACTTGTGTATTCAAGCCCACCCGCTCAAAGGGACTCACAGCAGGTTTTGCTCCAATGCCTACAATTACCTGCAAACCAGAAGAAGAACGTAATTTCCAATTCATTGAACTTCTCTAATACAGAAGTAACCTCTCTGTTCTAATAATTCATGTTACTAAAGCAAATAACAAAAGAAGGTGTCACAGCAGTCAAGCTTTATATTAAAGtatatattaaaagaaaataattaccGTATCAGCTTCTACAACAGATCCATCTCCAAGTTTGACACCAGCTACATGTCCGTCAGGGCCAGCTTCCAAATTTTTTATGGAGGCACCCTTTTGAATATGAtttaaagagagaaaaagaaaaggaaatgtAAAGAGATTTTAAGCAATATCAACCATAGCCAATACATCAAGTTACAGTTTTACAGACCTTCAATATTTTGACACCATTCTTTTGGTAGAGTTCCTCATATCTCCGGGAAAGCGAAGGAGTGAACAGTCTTTGCAAGAGATGATCCTCGGGAAATATGATCTATATTTTCACGAGGACATAAAATTTGAGTCAGTAGGCCAAAAACTTTACAAAATAACCAACTTTTTTAATGTATATACGGACAACATATGTATGCAACTCTCATAGTATAATAATCAGAGTAGGCAAAACAACGCGAATATGTATACACAGTAACAGTAAGAAGTCATTTTTGTCATGCCATTCCCTACCACAGTGTAGactatgtaaaaaaaaaaacagtgaTCAGGAAGCATTAATGTCATACACTTATTCGTTATTCCCAAAATTACTCAACGTAAGGATTGTCAAAGCATAACCCAGAGTACCTAATTAAATGACTTCTTTCGGTTTAGCTGAACACATTAGTAGGTAATAATGGAATCAGGACAGGAGATAAGGATTGAGGAAAACACTTACTGTTGTATCAAGTTTCCAAGCAACTGTTGCAGCAGCAATCTCCATTCCTATATATCCACCTCCAACAACTACaaccttttttgcttttccctGGAGACTTAAATCCATGAGGAACAGAGTATATGTTCAAATAAATTTATCTACtgtaaatatatacataatgaATCATAATACATGACAGTTTTGAGGTAACCCTCAGAGGAAATATGCACAATTTGCAAAATCCCAATTCACATGAAGGATGCTAAAGCTGCCAATGCAAAGTTTAACCACTTCAAAAGTgggaaaaaaaattcaaactaGTAAAACAATAGGTCAAAATAGGCTTGACCATATATTACCAATGATGAAATCAGTGCATCAGCATCTGCAACCTCCCGGATATAGTGAACGCCAGGTAGGTTTCCCCCAATTTTCTCCGGAAATCTATCATCAAGACAGTTGACAATCAGATTTTGAGGACCagttttttattaaaacaatATAAGATGAACTAAAGTAAATAGACTGATACCTCGAGGCTGAACTCCCTGTAGCAATTATAAGTGAGCCATACTTCAGATGTTTTCCAGAATTAGTTGTCAAAGTTTGCTTTTCAATATCAATATCCTTGACTGGATCTTGATACAACATCTGAACAGTAAACCAGTAGCATGAAATGTATGAGAACTGTTTCCAGCCTGACAATGCTACTTCAAATTAAGAGCTTTCCAGAATAAAACCATCCATTTCATTTCAAGCAATCCTGTCTCAATAGTATAACGCGCACAAACACAAAAGTAAAAACAATCTCGACAACTTGTATTACAAAATGATTGCAACTGCAAAAGAGAGCGTACCTCTATCCCCTTCTCTTGATACCACTCTGGAGTCTGCCTTTCTCCACCCGATCCAACACAGGTGTGAAAACCAGGAAGGCGCGCAGGCTTCTTATCCGGTGGAAACAAATACGCTTTTGTGAGTGCAGGACGCTCGTAAGGCGCATATGCCTCTTTGGTGACAATACAAAGACGACCATCGGCCATGCCGTGTTCGACGAAGGTGCGAGCAGCATATCCCGCGGCATTTCCGCCCCCAACGATGACGTACTCGCGATTCTCGTTGGCGAAAGCGGCGTAGCATCTGCGGAAGCTTCTGGAAGGGAGGGAAGTGGAAGAAGGACGAGGTCGGGTGAGAGGATTGGTATGCGAAGGGCGAAGTAAGAGCCCCTGCTTGAGCGAGAGGGAGCTGGATGCTGCTGCCATAGCGAGCCTGCGAACTGCTGAAATCGGTAATGGAAAATGACAAGAGTGCACAGGTGAAGCAATCAAATGCTAGACGATGAAGGTGAAGATCGTGAACGCACCTGAGGAAGGCATTGATGCCCTTAtaataattacttaattaaataataatgatTTAATATTTATGACTTGACTTCTTGTTGTTGAAGTGTGTTAGGGTGGCTCTAGAAGAGTTCGAAGGGGCATGACTTAGAGACGCTAAACTCCCATTCAACAATCAATTGGGTGAGTTTTACAAATGCGATTGGCGATTGGGGAGATCATTTATATATGTTGCGTTTCTCCATTGGAGCTGCTGAGCCTCGCCATGTTTCTGCCACCAAGGTCGTTTATGACATGGTGTTATGATTGGGCCGTTTGGGCTAAGCCTGTTAATAGATTAAAATTAAAGGATACcgaagaaacaaaaaaaattggacCCATTTGAATTATGCATTTGGATTTTAGGATCAGATTAGTCTCCACTGAtattatctatctatctatctatctataaaTTTATCTATCTATATCTATAAACCAtagaaacttcatagaatctATGTTGATATGGCattttt is a window from the Arachis stenosperma cultivar V10309 chromosome 3, arast.V10309.gnm1.PFL2, whole genome shotgun sequence genome containing:
- the LOC130969006 gene encoding monodehydroascorbate reductase, chloroplastic/mitochondrial-like isoform X1, which codes for MPSSAVRRLAMAAASSSLSLKQGLLLRPSHTNPLTRPRPSSTSLPSRSFRRCYAAFANENREYVIVGGGNAAGYAARTFVEHGMADGRLCIVTKEAYAPYERPALTKAYLFPPDKKPARLPGFHTCVGSGGERQTPEWYQEKGIEMLYQDPVKDIDIEKQTLTTNSGKHLKYGSLIIATGSSASRFPEKIGGNLPGVHYIREVADADALISSLGKAKKVVVVGGGYIGMEIAAATVAWKLDTTIIFPEDHLLQRLFTPSLSRRYEELYQKNGVKILKGASIKNLEAGPDGHVAGVKLGDGSVVEADTVIVGIGAKPAVSPFERVGLNTQVGGLQVDGQFRTGIPGIFAIGDVAAFPLKIYNRTARVEHVDHARRSAQHCVKSLLTAQTHTYDYLPYFYSRVFEYEGSPRKVWWQFFGDNVGETVEIGNFDPKVATFWIESGKLKGVLLESGSPEEFQLLPKLARNQPVIDKAKLQSASSVEEALDIAWRSLQVEATV
- the LOC130969006 gene encoding monodehydroascorbate reductase, chloroplastic/mitochondrial-like isoform X2, which translates into the protein MPSSVRRLAMAAASSSLSLKQGLLLRPSHTNPLTRPRPSSTSLPSRSFRRCYAAFANENREYVIVGGGNAAGYAARTFVEHGMADGRLCIVTKEAYAPYERPALTKAYLFPPDKKPARLPGFHTCVGSGGERQTPEWYQEKGIEMLYQDPVKDIDIEKQTLTTNSGKHLKYGSLIIATGSSASRFPEKIGGNLPGVHYIREVADADALISSLGKAKKVVVVGGGYIGMEIAAATVAWKLDTTIIFPEDHLLQRLFTPSLSRRYEELYQKNGVKILKGASIKNLEAGPDGHVAGVKLGDGSVVEADTVIVGIGAKPAVSPFERVGLNTQVGGLQVDGQFRTGIPGIFAIGDVAAFPLKIYNRTARVEHVDHARRSAQHCVKSLLTAQTHTYDYLPYFYSRVFEYEGSPRKVWWQFFGDNVGETVEIGNFDPKVATFWIESGKLKGVLLESGSPEEFQLLPKLARNQPVIDKAKLQSASSVEEALDIAWRSLQVEATV